From a region of the Salvelinus alpinus chromosome 2, SLU_Salpinus.1, whole genome shotgun sequence genome:
- the r3hcc1l gene encoding coiled-coil domain-containing protein R3HCC1L isoform X3 encodes MVMEGEQPQEDCAQPQPSASCSKKPDKPLNQPKKKQDGPKDKAQTQGDGKPKPRPRYTDKARKNAKNKKDKGGKMGGEGNGVLNGEAKLEETVEEGGGDAGPQNDGQAATANQGGDGDVGSRLETGSKSSPSEREGGSREGIESGPQEEEEEESWDALFDDEGECLDPHVLEELAIKQGRKKRPVQEARFDYYSLDQEREGDDDTELREDELSNIIEIYDFPTEFKTEDLVKSFQAYQQRGFDIQFVDDTHALALFNSPIAAREALRTKHPLLKVRSLAKASVTTRAKARSCSDYLLPTKERPQTSAVLARRLVMGALGVKSPQSKEHREAERKKLQDAKEQKRLAAKQRDDAWEGKA; translated from the exons ATGGTGATGGAGGGGGAACAACCTCAAGAGGACTGCGCCCAACCCCAGCCCTCCGCGTCCTGCTCCAAGAAGCCAGACAAGCCCCTCAACCAGCCCAAGAAGAAGCAGGACGGCCCCAAAGATAAGGCCCAAACCCAGGGAGACGGCAAACCAAAGCCCAGGCCTCGCTACACGGACAAGGCCCGAAAGAATGCCAAGAACAAAAAGGACAAAGGAGggaagatgggaggagaggggaatggAGTCCTAAACGGTGAGGCCAAACTGGAGGAGACGGTAGAAGAAGGAGGAGGCGACGCGGGGCCACAGAATGACGGACAGGCTGCTACAGCCAACcagggaggagatggagatgtGGGTTCGCGACTGGAGACGGGGAGCAAGAGTTCTCCGtctgagagagaagggggatcCCGGGAGGGGATAGAGTCAGGCCctcaggaagaggaggaggaggagagctgggATGCTCTCTTTGATGACGAAGGAGAGTGTTTGGACCCCCATGTGCTAGAGGAG ctggcCATAAAGCAGGGCAGGAAGAAGCGGCCGGTGCAGGAGGCCAGGTTTGACTACTACAGCTTGgatcaggagagagagggggacgatGACACTGAGCTCAGGGAGGATGAGCTGTCTAACATCATAGAAATCTACGACTTCCCCACAGAGTTTAAGACTGAAGACCTGGTCAAATCCTTCCAGGCCTACCA gcagagaGGCTTCGACATCCAGTTTGTGGACGATACACACGCCCTGGCTCTCTTCAACAGCCCCATAGCAG ctcggGAGGCTCTGAGGACCAAGCACCCGCTGTTGAAGGTCAGGTCTCTGGCTAAAGCCTCCGTCACCACCAGGGCCAAGGCTCGCAGCTGCTCAG acTACCTGCTCCCTACTAAGGAGCGTCCCCAGACCAGTGCAGTGTTGGCCCGCAGGCTGGTGATGGGGGCGCTGGGCGTCAAGAGTCCCCAGAGCAAAGAGCACCGTGAagcagagagaaaaaaactgCAAGATGCCAAAG AGCAGAAGCGTCTGGCAGCTAAACAGAGAGACGACGCCTGGGAAGGGAAAGCCTGA
- the r3hcc1l gene encoding coiled-coil domain-containing protein R3HCC1L isoform X1: MFFPLLILNIRRFVVRLISSQVINYRLSCMVMEGEQPQEDCAQPQPSASCSKKPDKPLNQPKKKQDGPKDKAQTQGDGKPKPRPRYTDKARKNAKNKKDKGGKMGGEGNGVLNGEAKLEETVEEGGGDAGPQNDGQAATANQGGDGDVGSRLETGSKSSPSEREGGSREGIESGPQEEEEEESWDALFDDEGECLDPHVLEELAIKQGRKKRPVQEARFDYYSLDQEREGDDDTELREDELSNIIEIYDFPTEFKTEDLVKSFQAYQQRGFDIQFVDDTHALALFNSPIAAREALRTKHPLLKVRSLAKASVTTRAKARSCSDYLLPTKERPQTSAVLARRLVMGALGVKSPQSKEHREAERKKLQDAKEQKRLAAKQRDDAWEGKA, translated from the exons ATGTTTTTTCCCCTTCTAATTCTAAACATCCGGCGGTTTGTTGTTCGGTTGATATCTAGCCAAGTGATAAACTACAGATTAAG TTGTATGGTGATGGAGGGGGAACAACCTCAAGAGGACTGCGCCCAACCCCAGCCCTCCGCGTCCTGCTCCAAGAAGCCAGACAAGCCCCTCAACCAGCCCAAGAAGAAGCAGGACGGCCCCAAAGATAAGGCCCAAACCCAGGGAGACGGCAAACCAAAGCCCAGGCCTCGCTACACGGACAAGGCCCGAAAGAATGCCAAGAACAAAAAGGACAAAGGAGggaagatgggaggagaggggaatggAGTCCTAAACGGTGAGGCCAAACTGGAGGAGACGGTAGAAGAAGGAGGAGGCGACGCGGGGCCACAGAATGACGGACAGGCTGCTACAGCCAACcagggaggagatggagatgtGGGTTCGCGACTGGAGACGGGGAGCAAGAGTTCTCCGtctgagagagaagggggatcCCGGGAGGGGATAGAGTCAGGCCctcaggaagaggaggaggaggagagctgggATGCTCTCTTTGATGACGAAGGAGAGTGTTTGGACCCCCATGTGCTAGAGGAG ctggcCATAAAGCAGGGCAGGAAGAAGCGGCCGGTGCAGGAGGCCAGGTTTGACTACTACAGCTTGgatcaggagagagagggggacgatGACACTGAGCTCAGGGAGGATGAGCTGTCTAACATCATAGAAATCTACGACTTCCCCACAGAGTTTAAGACTGAAGACCTGGTCAAATCCTTCCAGGCCTACCA gcagagaGGCTTCGACATCCAGTTTGTGGACGATACACACGCCCTGGCTCTCTTCAACAGCCCCATAGCAG ctcggGAGGCTCTGAGGACCAAGCACCCGCTGTTGAAGGTCAGGTCTCTGGCTAAAGCCTCCGTCACCACCAGGGCCAAGGCTCGCAGCTGCTCAG acTACCTGCTCCCTACTAAGGAGCGTCCCCAGACCAGTGCAGTGTTGGCCCGCAGGCTGGTGATGGGGGCGCTGGGCGTCAAGAGTCCCCAGAGCAAAGAGCACCGTGAagcagagagaaaaaaactgCAAGATGCCAAAG AGCAGAAGCGTCTGGCAGCTAAACAGAGAGACGACGCCTGGGAAGGGAAAGCCTGA
- the r3hcc1l gene encoding coiled-coil domain-containing protein R3HCC1L isoform X4, translated as MVMEGEQPQEDCAQPQPSASCSKKPDKPLNQPKKKQDGPKDKAQTQGDGKPKPRPRYTDKARKNAKNKKDKGGKMGGEGNGVLNGEAKLEETVEEGGGDAGPQNDGQAATANQGGDGDVGSRLETGSKSSPSEREGGSREGIESGPQEEEEEESWDALFDDEGECLDPHVLEELAIKQGRKKRPVQEARFDYYSLDQEREGDDDTELREDELSNIIEIYDFPTEFKTEDLVKSFQAYQQRGFDIQFVDDTHALALFNSPIAAREALRTKHPLLKVRSLAKASVTTRAKARSCSDYLLPTKERPQTSAVLARRLVMGALGVKSPQSKEHREAERKKLQDAKEASGS; from the exons ATGGTGATGGAGGGGGAACAACCTCAAGAGGACTGCGCCCAACCCCAGCCCTCCGCGTCCTGCTCCAAGAAGCCAGACAAGCCCCTCAACCAGCCCAAGAAGAAGCAGGACGGCCCCAAAGATAAGGCCCAAACCCAGGGAGACGGCAAACCAAAGCCCAGGCCTCGCTACACGGACAAGGCCCGAAAGAATGCCAAGAACAAAAAGGACAAAGGAGggaagatgggaggagaggggaatggAGTCCTAAACGGTGAGGCCAAACTGGAGGAGACGGTAGAAGAAGGAGGAGGCGACGCGGGGCCACAGAATGACGGACAGGCTGCTACAGCCAACcagggaggagatggagatgtGGGTTCGCGACTGGAGACGGGGAGCAAGAGTTCTCCGtctgagagagaagggggatcCCGGGAGGGGATAGAGTCAGGCCctcaggaagaggaggaggaggagagctgggATGCTCTCTTTGATGACGAAGGAGAGTGTTTGGACCCCCATGTGCTAGAGGAG ctggcCATAAAGCAGGGCAGGAAGAAGCGGCCGGTGCAGGAGGCCAGGTTTGACTACTACAGCTTGgatcaggagagagagggggacgatGACACTGAGCTCAGGGAGGATGAGCTGTCTAACATCATAGAAATCTACGACTTCCCCACAGAGTTTAAGACTGAAGACCTGGTCAAATCCTTCCAGGCCTACCA gcagagaGGCTTCGACATCCAGTTTGTGGACGATACACACGCCCTGGCTCTCTTCAACAGCCCCATAGCAG ctcggGAGGCTCTGAGGACCAAGCACCCGCTGTTGAAGGTCAGGTCTCTGGCTAAAGCCTCCGTCACCACCAGGGCCAAGGCTCGCAGCTGCTCAG acTACCTGCTCCCTACTAAGGAGCGTCCCCAGACCAGTGCAGTGTTGGCCCGCAGGCTGGTGATGGGGGCGCTGGGCGTCAAGAGTCCCCAGAGCAAAGAGCACCGTGAagcagagagaaaaaaactgCAAGATGCCAAAG AAGCGTCTGGCAGCTAA
- the r3hcc1l gene encoding coiled-coil domain-containing protein R3HCC1L isoform X2 — protein sequence MFFPLLILNIRRFVVRLISSQVINYRLSCMVMEGEQPQEDCAQPQPSASCSKKPDKPLNQPKKKQDGPKDKAQTQGDGKPKPRPRYTDKARKNAKNKKDKGGKMGGEGNGVLNGEAKLEETVEEGGGDAGPQNDGQAATANQGGDGDVGSRLETGSKSSPSEREGGSREGIESGPQEEEEEESWDALFDDEGECLDPHVLEELAIKQGRKKRPVQEARFDYYSLDQEREGDDDTELREDELSNIIEIYDFPTEFKTEDLVKSFQAYQQRGFDIQFVDDTHALALFNSPIAAREALRTKHPLLKVRSLAKASVTTRAKARSCSDYLLPTKERPQTSAVLARRLVMGALGVKSPQSKEHREAERKKLQDAKEASGS from the exons ATGTTTTTTCCCCTTCTAATTCTAAACATCCGGCGGTTTGTTGTTCGGTTGATATCTAGCCAAGTGATAAACTACAGATTAAG TTGTATGGTGATGGAGGGGGAACAACCTCAAGAGGACTGCGCCCAACCCCAGCCCTCCGCGTCCTGCTCCAAGAAGCCAGACAAGCCCCTCAACCAGCCCAAGAAGAAGCAGGACGGCCCCAAAGATAAGGCCCAAACCCAGGGAGACGGCAAACCAAAGCCCAGGCCTCGCTACACGGACAAGGCCCGAAAGAATGCCAAGAACAAAAAGGACAAAGGAGggaagatgggaggagaggggaatggAGTCCTAAACGGTGAGGCCAAACTGGAGGAGACGGTAGAAGAAGGAGGAGGCGACGCGGGGCCACAGAATGACGGACAGGCTGCTACAGCCAACcagggaggagatggagatgtGGGTTCGCGACTGGAGACGGGGAGCAAGAGTTCTCCGtctgagagagaagggggatcCCGGGAGGGGATAGAGTCAGGCCctcaggaagaggaggaggaggagagctgggATGCTCTCTTTGATGACGAAGGAGAGTGTTTGGACCCCCATGTGCTAGAGGAG ctggcCATAAAGCAGGGCAGGAAGAAGCGGCCGGTGCAGGAGGCCAGGTTTGACTACTACAGCTTGgatcaggagagagagggggacgatGACACTGAGCTCAGGGAGGATGAGCTGTCTAACATCATAGAAATCTACGACTTCCCCACAGAGTTTAAGACTGAAGACCTGGTCAAATCCTTCCAGGCCTACCA gcagagaGGCTTCGACATCCAGTTTGTGGACGATACACACGCCCTGGCTCTCTTCAACAGCCCCATAGCAG ctcggGAGGCTCTGAGGACCAAGCACCCGCTGTTGAAGGTCAGGTCTCTGGCTAAAGCCTCCGTCACCACCAGGGCCAAGGCTCGCAGCTGCTCAG acTACCTGCTCCCTACTAAGGAGCGTCCCCAGACCAGTGCAGTGTTGGCCCGCAGGCTGGTGATGGGGGCGCTGGGCGTCAAGAGTCCCCAGAGCAAAGAGCACCGTGAagcagagagaaaaaaactgCAAGATGCCAAAG AAGCGTCTGGCAGCTAA
- the crtac1a gene encoding cartilage acidic protein 1a isoform X1, protein MLLRWWAGLPLLLPLLVLCGCGLAQSSEPMFRSVTETVLPPDNQHNPTQLNYGMAVTDVDGDGDLEVVVAGYNGPNLVLKYDRGQQRLVNIAVDDRTSPFYSLRDPLGNAIGVTACDVDGDGREEIYFLNTNNAYSGRATYSDKLFKFRNGRFEDLLGDDINVRRGVANRMAGRSVACVDRKGTGRYAVYVANYASGNVGPHALIEMDEVASDLAKGIIALSDVAAQAGVNKYTGGRGVVVGPIVSQSSSDVFCDNENGPNFLFRNNGDGTFTDIAQQAGVEDRYQHGRGVALADFNADGKTDIVYGNWNGQHRLYLQDNNQRFRDIASGPFSSPSPVRTVIAADFDNDQELDIFFNNIAYRGHAPNRLFRVSRRAGADPQIEELNVGEAAEPQGRGTGATVTDFDGDGQLDLLVAHGESSSQPISVFKVTQGSSNHWLRVIPRTRFGSFARGARVTAYTNQSGALMRIIDGGSGYLCEMEPVAHFGLGKDEVTVVEVYWPDGRSVARPLQPGDMNSVMEIGYPKEGEESVLTPDTQCGEGFSVKNGRCADNNECKQQSGPPVCPKSRPVCINTYGHYNCGPRKTCARGHKPTKDGKACVAVARFFQGVRSSSSPGPGPLLSGLSLLFLLAFSMV, encoded by the exons ATGTTGCTGCGTTGGTGGGCGGGTCTTCCCCTGCTCCTCCCCCTCCTGGTGCTGTGTGGGTGTGGTTTGGCCCAGAGTTCCGAACCCATGTTTCGGTCGGTGACTGAGACAGTCCTACCTCCTGACAACCAGCACAACCCCACCCAGCTGAACTATGGGATGGCCGTTACTGATGTGGACGGAGACGGagacctggaggtggtggtggcggg GTACAACGGTCCTAACCTGGTCCTGAAGTATGACCGTGGTCAGCAGAGGCTGGTGAACATAGCGGTGGATGACCGCACCTCTCCATTCTACTCCCTGAGAGACCCCCTGGGGAACGCCATCGGGGTGACTGCCTGCGACGTCGACGGGGACGGGCGGGAGGAGATCTACTTCCTCAATACAAACAACGCTTACTCTg GTCGGGCCACATACTCTGACAAGCTCTTTAAGTTCCGTAACGGACGCTTCGAGGACCTGCTGGGTGATGACATCAACGTGCGCCGAGGAGTAGCCAATCGGATGGCAGGACGCTCCGTGGCGTGTGTGGACAGAAAA GGTACAGGGCGTTATGCCGTGTATGTAGCTAACTATGCCAGTGGAAATGTTGGTCCCCATGCCCTGATAGAGATGGACGAGGTAGCCAGTGACCTGGCCAAGGGCATCATCGCCCTGTCTGACGTTGCAGCACAGGCCGGTGTCAACAAGTACACAG GTGGGCGTGGTGTAGTGGTTGGACCAATCGTGAGCCAGAGCAGCTCTGACGTGTTCTGTGACAATGAGAACGGACCTAACTTCCTGTTCCGGAACAATGGAGACGGAACCTTCACTGACATTGCTCAACAGGCAG GTGTGGAGGACCGCTACCAGCACGGCCGAGGCGTGGCCCTGGCAGACTTTAACGCTGATGGGAAGACTGACATCGTCTACGGAAACTGGAATGGCCAGCACAGACTGTACCTACAGGACAACAACCAGAGAttcagg GACATAGCCAGTGGGccgttctcctctccctctcccgtgCGGACGGTCATTGCTGCTGACTTTGACAATGACCAGGAGCTGGACATCTTCTTCAACAACATCGCCTACAGAGGACACGCCCCCAACAGGCTCTTTAG GGTGTCCAGGAGGGCTGGTGCTGACCCCCAGATAGAGGAGCTAAACGTGGGGGAGGCAGCAGAGCCACAGGGCCGGGGTACAG GTGCCACGGTAACAGACTTTGACGGGGACGGTCAGTTGGACCTGCTGGTGGCTCATGGGGAGAGTTCCTCTCAGCCCATCTCTGTCTTCAAGGTCACTCAG GGCTCGTCCAATCATTGGCTGCGTGTAATCCCTCGCACGCGTTTCGGCTCCTTCGCCCGCGGGGCCCGGGTCACGGCCTACACCAATCAGAGCGGGGCTCTCATGCGCATCATCGACGGCGGCTCGGGGTACCTCTGTGAGATGGAGCCTGTCGCCCACTTTGGACTGG gcaaggACGAGGTCACCGTGGTGGAGGTCTATTGGCCGGATGGCCGTTCCGTGGCCCGCCCACTGCAGCCTGGTGACATGAACTCTGTGATGGAGATTGGCTACCCTAAAGAGGGGGAGGAGTCTGTGCTGACCCCTGACACCCAG TGTGGGGAAGGATTCTCTGTCAAGAATGGCCGCTGTGCAG ACAACAATGAGTGTAAGCAACAGAGTGGGCCCCCAGTTTGCCCTAAGAGCCGTCCAGTCTGCATCAACACCTACGGCCACTATAACTGTGGCCCCAGGAAGACATGTGCCAGGGGCCACAAGCCCACCAAGGACGGGAAGGCATGTGTGG CTGTAGCTCGGTTCTTCCAGGGGGTCCGCTCTTCCTCATCCCCCGGGCCAGGGCCCCTCCTCTCTGGCCTCTCCCTCCTATTTCTACTGGCCTTCTCCATGGTCTGA
- the crtac1a gene encoding cartilage acidic protein 1a isoform X2, whose translation MLLRWWAGLPLLLPLLVLCGCGLAQSSEPMFRSVTETVLPPDNQHNPTQLNYGMAVTDVDGDGDLEVVVAGYNGPNLVLKYDRGQQRLVNIAVDDRTSPFYSLRDPLGNAIGVTACDVDGDGREEIYFLNTNNAYSGRATYSDKLFKFRNGRFEDLLGDDINVRRGVANRMAGRSVACVDRKGTGRYAVYVANYASGNVGPHALIEMDEVASDLAKGIIALSDVAAQAGVNKYTGGRGVVVGPIVSQSSSDVFCDNENGPNFLFRNNGDGTFTDIAQQAGVEDRYQHGRGVALADFNADGKTDIVYGNWNGQHRLYLQDNNQRFRDIASGPFSSPSPVRTVIAADFDNDQELDIFFNNIAYRGHAPNRLFRVSRRAGADPQIEELNVGEAAEPQGRGTGATVTDFDGDGQLDLLVAHGESSSQPISVFKVTQGSSNHWLRVIPRTRFGSFARGARVTAYTNQSGALMRIIDGGSGYLCEMEPVAHFGLGKDEVTVVEVYWPDGRSVARPLQPGDMNSVMEIGYPKEGEESVLTPDTQCGEGFSVKNGRCAGI comes from the exons ATGTTGCTGCGTTGGTGGGCGGGTCTTCCCCTGCTCCTCCCCCTCCTGGTGCTGTGTGGGTGTGGTTTGGCCCAGAGTTCCGAACCCATGTTTCGGTCGGTGACTGAGACAGTCCTACCTCCTGACAACCAGCACAACCCCACCCAGCTGAACTATGGGATGGCCGTTACTGATGTGGACGGAGACGGagacctggaggtggtggtggcggg GTACAACGGTCCTAACCTGGTCCTGAAGTATGACCGTGGTCAGCAGAGGCTGGTGAACATAGCGGTGGATGACCGCACCTCTCCATTCTACTCCCTGAGAGACCCCCTGGGGAACGCCATCGGGGTGACTGCCTGCGACGTCGACGGGGACGGGCGGGAGGAGATCTACTTCCTCAATACAAACAACGCTTACTCTg GTCGGGCCACATACTCTGACAAGCTCTTTAAGTTCCGTAACGGACGCTTCGAGGACCTGCTGGGTGATGACATCAACGTGCGCCGAGGAGTAGCCAATCGGATGGCAGGACGCTCCGTGGCGTGTGTGGACAGAAAA GGTACAGGGCGTTATGCCGTGTATGTAGCTAACTATGCCAGTGGAAATGTTGGTCCCCATGCCCTGATAGAGATGGACGAGGTAGCCAGTGACCTGGCCAAGGGCATCATCGCCCTGTCTGACGTTGCAGCACAGGCCGGTGTCAACAAGTACACAG GTGGGCGTGGTGTAGTGGTTGGACCAATCGTGAGCCAGAGCAGCTCTGACGTGTTCTGTGACAATGAGAACGGACCTAACTTCCTGTTCCGGAACAATGGAGACGGAACCTTCACTGACATTGCTCAACAGGCAG GTGTGGAGGACCGCTACCAGCACGGCCGAGGCGTGGCCCTGGCAGACTTTAACGCTGATGGGAAGACTGACATCGTCTACGGAAACTGGAATGGCCAGCACAGACTGTACCTACAGGACAACAACCAGAGAttcagg GACATAGCCAGTGGGccgttctcctctccctctcccgtgCGGACGGTCATTGCTGCTGACTTTGACAATGACCAGGAGCTGGACATCTTCTTCAACAACATCGCCTACAGAGGACACGCCCCCAACAGGCTCTTTAG GGTGTCCAGGAGGGCTGGTGCTGACCCCCAGATAGAGGAGCTAAACGTGGGGGAGGCAGCAGAGCCACAGGGCCGGGGTACAG GTGCCACGGTAACAGACTTTGACGGGGACGGTCAGTTGGACCTGCTGGTGGCTCATGGGGAGAGTTCCTCTCAGCCCATCTCTGTCTTCAAGGTCACTCAG GGCTCGTCCAATCATTGGCTGCGTGTAATCCCTCGCACGCGTTTCGGCTCCTTCGCCCGCGGGGCCCGGGTCACGGCCTACACCAATCAGAGCGGGGCTCTCATGCGCATCATCGACGGCGGCTCGGGGTACCTCTGTGAGATGGAGCCTGTCGCCCACTTTGGACTGG gcaaggACGAGGTCACCGTGGTGGAGGTCTATTGGCCGGATGGCCGTTCCGTGGCCCGCCCACTGCAGCCTGGTGACATGAACTCTGTGATGGAGATTGGCTACCCTAAAGAGGGGGAGGAGTCTGTGCTGACCCCTGACACCCAG TGTGGGGAAGGATTCTCTGTCAAGAATGGCCGCTGTGCAG GTATATGA
- the golga7ba gene encoding golgin A7 family, member Ba produces the protein MATEFHNLQELRHSASLANKVFLQRDYSEGTTCRFQTKFPSELESRIERPLFEDTVKRLNIYYAEAEKMGGQSYLEGCLACATAYLIFLCMETRYEKVLKKIGGYIQEQNEKIYAPRGLLITDPIERGMRVIEISIYEDRGSTGSCSGSSSTSGSSAR, from the exons ATGGCGACAGAG TTCCATAACCTCCAAGAGTTGAGGCACAGTGCATCTCTGGCCAACAAGGTGTTCCTGCAGAGAGACTACAGTGAAGGGACCACCTGCCGCTTCCAGACCAAGTTCCCTTCTGAGCTGGAGAGCAGG ATTGAGCGGCCGTTGTTTGAGGACACAGTGAAGAGGTTGAATATCTACTATGCGGAGGCAGAGAAGATGGGAGGCCAGTCCTACCTGGAGGGATGTCTGGCCTGCGCTACAGCCTACCTCATCTTCCTCTGTATGGAGACACGCTATGAGAAG GTGTTGAAGAAGATAGGCGGGTACATCCAGGAGCAGAATGAGAAGATCTATGCCCCCCGAGGTCTACTCATCACTGACCCCATCGAGAGGGGCATGAGGGTC ATAGAGATCTCGATCTATGAGGACCGAGGCTCCACTGGCTCCTGCTCAGGCTCCAGCTCTACGTCCGGCAGCAGTGCTCGGTGA